A window from Salvia miltiorrhiza cultivar Shanhuang (shh) chromosome 2, IMPLAD_Smil_shh, whole genome shotgun sequence encodes these proteins:
- the LOC131008121 gene encoding uncharacterized protein LOC131008121 codes for MAAKKRTGWELTKGFLRIREWVRYFDPYKEISSLCQAVTVPSPQQVQITQYFRPEGEIQPKVTGGEEIVAVAAVGNAGYMESSGNLEQHPDVSAHLVLSSAQVVILDCTWNRLNFRVVVHGSNSHVERHQLWLDLLSNLDEYTIFLGDFNVVKGTHERIQAQISDEGYTDELFDKEVSAQATINVALSRKSSLLQQKIRIKWLNDGTETQLFSILLFGTSSVCALFLILRSLARCVMTKTLSVLILWTSSLVFLLRPPLFVLIERLYEDQNALLTRIPDLQEITAAVFYMDSSSSVGLDGFSGKFYQSCWEIIKQDVWKVARMFFLRSYLPVGCNSSTLILLPKKETVKTVMDLKPIVLSNFLFKIFSKILAKRLNLVVAQHVTPNQFGFISGRVSHDCTMLGSEGVN; via the exons ATGGCTGCTAAGAAACGCACGGGATGGGAATTGACCAAGGGGTTTCTCAGAATTCGGGAATGGGTTAGATACTTTGATCCTTATAAAGAGATATCTTCTCTATGTCAA GCGGTTACTGTCCCCTCTCCGCAGCAAGTGCAGATTACTCAATATTTTAGACCAGAGGGAGAGATACAACCGAAGGTTACAGGTGGTGAGGAGATTGTTGCTGTTGCGGCAGTTGGGAATGCGGGTTATATGGAATCGAGTGGAAATTTGGAACAA CATCCTGATGTCTCTGCTCATTTGGTCTTGTCTTCTGCACAAGTTGTCATCTTGGATTGTACCTGGAATCGTCTTAATTTCAGGGTTGTAGTTCATGGGTCTAATTCTCATGTGGAACGGCATCAACTTTGGCTTGATCTCCTCTCCAACTTAGATGAGTATACTATTTTTTTGGGAGATTTCAATGTCGTTAAGGGGACTCATGAGAGG ATTCAGGCTCAAATTTCGGACGAAGGATATACGGATGAGCTCTTTGATAAGGAAGTTTCGGCGCAGGCTACTATCAACGTGGCCCTTTCTCGCAAGAGTAGCTTACTTCAGCAGAAAATCCGTATCAAATGGCTTAATGATGGGACAGAAACACAGCTTTTTTCCATACTGCTCTTCGGTACAAGCAGCGTCTGCGCTCTATTCCTCATCTTGAGATCGTTGGCTCGGTGTGTTATGACCAAGACATTATCCGTTCTCATATTGTGGACTTCTTCTCTGGTCTTTTTACTGAGACCTCCACTGTTTGTGTTGATAGAACGGCTTTATGAGGATCAAAATGCTTTGTTGACCCGTATTCCTGATCTACAGGAGATTACTGCTGCGGTTTTTTATATGGATTCTTCTAGCTCAGTGGGTCTGGATGGTTTTTCTGGGAAATTTTATCAGTCTTGCTGGGAGATCATTAAGCAGGACGTTTGGAAGGTTGCCCGCATGTTTTTCCTTCGCTCTTATTTGCCGGTGGGTTGTAATTCCAGCACTTTGATTCTTCTTCCCAAGAAAGAGACGGTTAAGACTGTTATGGATCTCAAACCTATTGTGCTGtcgaattttctcttcaaaattttctccaaaatttTGGCTAAGCGGCTGAATTTAGTGGTTGCACAACATGTTACTCCCAACCAATTTGGGTTCATCAGTGGAAGGGTTAGTCATGATTGCACTATGTTGGGTTCTGAGGGAGTTAACTAG